One Rhea pennata isolate bPtePen1 chromosome 3, bPtePen1.pri, whole genome shotgun sequence DNA segment encodes these proteins:
- the LOC134138997 gene encoding zinc finger protein sens-like isoform X3, with the protein MSVEAEGPELAGDGGSDVFEIVLPITIFVLNDDDFLQDESEEQATLFPGLKEKDKQEANLDNSFLKSNLIPSNENNSLQSWEEKTLSNKDEHIKYFEEKRVAQSVCDKSTSAFFSLGDKCGLSKDKYNQNYVLPTSTCRMDPAEINETSDSQECGGDDDSFQKIPLVFSAGSEGRDETINTELTLAATSKNKDGISNTASILSDDCQEKQLEIHTKMETAVETDDTDSSKHRNNEVNRTRKSSKSEDETQNSLLEYDLREELKLTFSSSAPIINGFSPNSEELLKDIGTVEMNASLCAESNASGEHIYQLLTPFSKKTDQQQNLISPLASPKELQGQQEGFSWLSSSVSIKPLSKGSCSINKHEKLNLKCRFCSSVYKCTALLRKHVYSAHKDKKKYKCCFCKRAFFFSANLKHHLKLHKKITRLQKARRNKMNARKRRHRRTEERKSEIKKRENDTLQRLFGNVEKQLSRRVD; encoded by the exons gGTCAGATGTTTTTGAAATTGTTCTCCCAATCACTATCTTTGTGCTGAATGATGATGATTTTCTCCAAGATGAAAGTGAAGAGCAGGCAACATTGTTTCCTGGGCTGAAGGAAAAGGACAAGCAGGAGGCTAACTTAGataatagttttttaaaaagcaatctgataccttcaaatgaaaacaatagtTTACAGAGTTGGGAAGAAAAGACTCTTTCAAATAAGGATGAGCATATAAAATACTTCGAAGAAAAACGGGTTGCGCAAAGTGTGTGTGACAAATCAACATCAGCATTCTTTTCTTTAGGTGATAAGTGTGGTCTAAGCAAGGATAAATACAATCAAAATTATGTATTGCCTACATCAACTTGCAGAATGGACCCTGCAGAGATAAATGAAACCAGTGACAGCCAGGAATGTGGTGGTGATGATGACAGTTTTCAGAAGATTCCTCTTGTCTTCTCTGCTGGCAGTGAGGGCAGAGATGAGACCATCAATACAGAGCTGACATTAGCAGCAACATCCAAAAACAAAGATGGAATTTCCAATACTGCAAGCATTCTTTCTGATGACTGTCAAGAGAAACAACTAGAAATCCACACAAAGATGGAGACAGCTGTTGAAACAGATG atACTGATTCTTCAAAACATAGAAATAATGAAGTTAACAGAAcaagaaagagcagcaaatcTGAAGATGAAACTCAGAATTCTCTTTTGGAGTATGACTTGAGAGAAGAACTGAAGCTTACCTTTAGTAGTTCTGCTCCAATTATTAATGGATTTTCTCCTAATTCGGAAGAATTGCTAAAAGATATAGGGACAGTGGAGATGAATGCTTCTCTTTGTGCTGAATCAAATGCTTCTGGAGAGCATATTTATCAGTTGTTAACTCcattttctaagaaaacagaTCAGCAACAAAATCTAATTTCTCCTCTTGCAAGCCCAAAAGAATTACAAGGCCAGCAAGAAGGTTTTTCATGGCTAAGTAGCAGTGTGAGCATAAAACCTCTTTCTAAGGGATCTTGTTCTATAAATAAGCATGAAAAGTTAAATTTGAAATGCAGGTTTTGTAGTTCTGTATATAAATGTACTGCACTTCTAAGGAAGCATGTTTACTCAGCTcataaagataaaaagaaatataaatgctgcttttgtaaaagagccttcttcttttctgccaATCTTAAACATCACCTTAAGCTTCATAAGAAAATTACCAGGTTgcaaaaggcaagaagaaataaaatgaatgctaGAAAAAGAAGGCATagaagaactgaagaaagaaaatctgaaatcaagaaaagggaaa ATGATACCTTGCAGAGGCTCTTTGGCAATGTTGAAAAGCAACTTTCCAGAAGAGTAGACTGA
- the LOC134138997 gene encoding zinc finger protein 43-like isoform X2, translating to MSVEAEGPELAGDGGSDVFEIVLPITIFVLNDDDFLQDESEEQATLFPGLKEKDKQEANLDNSFLKSNLIPSNENNSLQSWEEKTLSNKDEHIKYFEEKRVAQSVCDKSTSAFFSLGDKCGLSKDKYNQNYVLPTSTCRMDPAEINETSDSQECGGDDDSFQKIPLVFSAGSEGRDETINTELTLAATSKNKDGISNTASILSDDCQEKQLEIHTKMETAVETDDTDSSKHRNNEVNRTRKSSKSEDETQNSLLEYDLREELKLTFSSSAPIINGFSPNSEELLKDIGTVEMNASLCAESNASGEHIYQLLTPFSKKTDQQQNLISPLASPKELQGQQEGFSWLSSSVSIKPLSKGSCSINKHEKLNLKCRFCSSVYKCTALLRKHVYSAHKDKKKYKCCFCKRAFFFSANLKHHLKLHKKITRLQKARRNKMNARKRRHRRTEERKSEIKKRESKYKKFFIKIERDFTPLGVPVIFSCKICFFASSSPRIFIHHMKGHKERPPYQCPQCDYSCISLSYMLNHMYWHAGYKLYKCRFCTFFSLYFASMVRHSYIHAGAKPYTCEFCQSAFTSTSGLRRHRRLHAGKEKCKGQQLIEFVSARKRTRRPLKTYACDECNIVFYSRGHLNFHKKFHEQTNGYMDQGTEYHESKIHEGDSDSRDCVSLSISEKDNGHPTRGMCKMLVSELDFMQADDMDNKKMCSGEKFPENSYGSNSLPATENGSEVLAELYAADTMICKEEPLFSPKATHAQVRDDNEDDTYHKFVENFKDTWPSNLSSFKMYKCKQCDYATAACSDLKLHLRIHRHERPFECKECSKTSRTSSHLQRHSCLHVKNQYEFGHCLCVDSHLEDLELHHERHVGVCPERDFGSSEGLSSVHSLLCLEACGEQTGVQRSKESDLAAQSQPQFYQCAECEYTTYILSNLKLHVRTHTGEKPYSCNVCQKNFRTSSHLKRHRMVHFNAERLKCRNCDYSTDKWLSLKRHLASHSDKEISSIGNLYEQKALSVKTYTCEECGYTTVHHGNFKQHLRIHTGEKPFKCSQCTISFRTSSHLKRHLLTHLKLHCQR from the exons gGTCAGATGTTTTTGAAATTGTTCTCCCAATCACTATCTTTGTGCTGAATGATGATGATTTTCTCCAAGATGAAAGTGAAGAGCAGGCAACATTGTTTCCTGGGCTGAAGGAAAAGGACAAGCAGGAGGCTAACTTAGataatagttttttaaaaagcaatctgataccttcaaatgaaaacaatagtTTACAGAGTTGGGAAGAAAAGACTCTTTCAAATAAGGATGAGCATATAAAATACTTCGAAGAAAAACGGGTTGCGCAAAGTGTGTGTGACAAATCAACATCAGCATTCTTTTCTTTAGGTGATAAGTGTGGTCTAAGCAAGGATAAATACAATCAAAATTATGTATTGCCTACATCAACTTGCAGAATGGACCCTGCAGAGATAAATGAAACCAGTGACAGCCAGGAATGTGGTGGTGATGATGACAGTTTTCAGAAGATTCCTCTTGTCTTCTCTGCTGGCAGTGAGGGCAGAGATGAGACCATCAATACAGAGCTGACATTAGCAGCAACATCCAAAAACAAAGATGGAATTTCCAATACTGCAAGCATTCTTTCTGATGACTGTCAAGAGAAACAACTAGAAATCCACACAAAGATGGAGACAGCTGTTGAAACAGATG atACTGATTCTTCAAAACATAGAAATAATGAAGTTAACAGAAcaagaaagagcagcaaatcTGAAGATGAAACTCAGAATTCTCTTTTGGAGTATGACTTGAGAGAAGAACTGAAGCTTACCTTTAGTAGTTCTGCTCCAATTATTAATGGATTTTCTCCTAATTCGGAAGAATTGCTAAAAGATATAGGGACAGTGGAGATGAATGCTTCTCTTTGTGCTGAATCAAATGCTTCTGGAGAGCATATTTATCAGTTGTTAACTCcattttctaagaaaacagaTCAGCAACAAAATCTAATTTCTCCTCTTGCAAGCCCAAAAGAATTACAAGGCCAGCAAGAAGGTTTTTCATGGCTAAGTAGCAGTGTGAGCATAAAACCTCTTTCTAAGGGATCTTGTTCTATAAATAAGCATGAAAAGTTAAATTTGAAATGCAGGTTTTGTAGTTCTGTATATAAATGTACTGCACTTCTAAGGAAGCATGTTTACTCAGCTcataaagataaaaagaaatataaatgctgcttttgtaaaagagccttcttcttttctgccaATCTTAAACATCACCTTAAGCTTCATAAGAAAATTACCAGGTTgcaaaaggcaagaagaaataaaatgaatgctaGAAAAAGAAGGCATagaagaactgaagaaagaaaatctgaaatcaagaaaagggaaagtaaGTACAAGAAGTTTTTCATCAAAATTGAAAGGGACTTTACCCCTCTGGGTGttcctgttattttttcctgtaaaatttgtttctttgcttcatCAAGTCCTAGGATTTTTATCCATCACATGAAGGGGCATAAAGAGAGACCACCATACCAGTGTCCTCAGTGTGATTATTCCTGCATTAGCTTATCCTATATGTTAAATCACATGTACTGGCATGCTGGGTATAAGCTGTATAAGTGCAGGTTCTGCacctttttttcattgtattttgcAAGCATGGTAAGGCATAGTTATATCCATGCAGGAGCTAAGCCATATACCTGTGAGTTCTGCCAGTCAGCATTCACAAGCACCAGTGGATTAAGGAGACACAGAAGATTACATGCTGgcaaggaaaaatgcaaagggCAGCAACTCATTGAATTTGTAAGTGCAAGAAAGAGAACCCGAAGACCTTTAAAGACTTACGCATGTGATGAGTGTAACATAGTGTTTTATAGTAGGGGACATCTCAACTTTCACAAGAAATTTCATGAACAGACTAATGGTTATATGGATCAGGGTACTGAATAtcatgaaagcaaaatacatgaAGGTGACAGTGATTCCCGGGACTGCGTTTCTCTCTCTATTTCTGAGAAAGACAATGGTCATCCAACTAGAGGTATGTGTAAAATGCTGGTTTCAGAATTAGACTTTATGCAGGCAGATGACATGGACAATAAGAAAATGTGCTCTGGAGAGAAATTCCCTGAAAACAGCTATGGAAGCAACAGTTTGCCTGCTACAGAGAATGGATCAGAAGTTCTTGCAGAGTTATATGCAGCAGACACTATGATTTGCAAAGAGGAACCTCTTTTCAGCCCTAAGGCCACTCATGCACAAGTTAGAGATGATAATGAGGATGATACATACCATAAATTTGTAGAAAACTTTAAGGATACATGGCCTTCCAATTTGTCTTCATTCAAAATGTACAAGTGTAAACAGTGTGATTATGCTACTGCTGCTTGTAGTGACCTTAAGCTGCACCTAAGAATACATAGACATGAAAGACCATTTGAGTGTAAAGAATGCAGTAAGACATCTAGAACTTCAAGCCATTTGCAGAGACATAGCTGTCTTCATGTAAAGAATCAATATGAGTTTGGCCATTGCCTCTGTGTAGATAGTCATTTAGAGGATCTTGAATTGCATCATGAAAGGCACGTAGGTGTGTGTCCTGAAAGAGACTTTGGTTCCTCAGAAGGTTTAAGCAGTGTCCattccttgctttgtttggaagcATGTGGAGAACAGACAGGAGTCCAGAGGAGCAAAGAAAGTGATTTGGCAGCACAAAGTCAGCCACAGTTCTATCAGTGTGCGGAGTGTGAGTACACAACTTACATTCTAAGCAACCTTAAGCTACACGTAAGAACTCACACAGGTGAGAAACCTTACAGCTGCAATGTCTGTCAAAAGAACTTCCGTACTTCCAGTCACCTGAAACGACACAGGATGGTGCATTTTAATGCGGAGCGTCTCAAATGCAGGAACTGTGACTATTCAACAGACAAATGGCTATCCTTGAAACGACATCTGGCTTCACACTCTGATAAGGAAATCTCATCCATTGGTAACCTGTATGAACAAAAGGCACTATCTGTCAAAACATACACGTGTGAAGAGTGTGGCTATACCACAGTCCACCATGGAAACTTTAAGCAGCACTTGAGAATTCATACAGGGGAGAAGCCATTCAAGTGTAGTCAGTGTACTATTTCTTTCCGCACATCTAGCCATCTGAAGCGCCACCTGCTAACTCATCTAAAACTGCACTGCCAAAG ATGA
- the LOC134138997 gene encoding zinc finger protein 493-like isoform X1: MSVEAEGPELAGDGGSDVFEIVLPITIFVLNDDDFLQDESEEQATLFPGLKEKDKQEANLDNSFLKSNLIPSNENNSLQSWEEKTLSNKDEHIKYFEEKRVAQSVCDKSTSAFFSLGDKCGLSKDKYNQNYVLPTSTCRMDPAEINETSDSQECGGDDDSFQKIPLVFSAGSEGRDETINTELTLAATSKNKDGISNTASILSDDCQEKQLEIHTKMETAVETDDTDSSKHRNNEVNRTRKSSKSEDETQNSLLEYDLREELKLTFSSSAPIINGFSPNSEELLKDIGTVEMNASLCAESNASGEHIYQLLTPFSKKTDQQQNLISPLASPKELQGQQEGFSWLSSSVSIKPLSKGSCSINKHEKLNLKCRFCSSVYKCTALLRKHVYSAHKDKKKYKCCFCKRAFFFSANLKHHLKLHKKITRLQKARRNKMNARKRRHRRTEERKSEIKKRESKYKKFFIKIERDFTPLGVPVIFSCKICFFASSSPRIFIHHMKGHKERPPYQCPQCDYSCISLSYMLNHMYWHAGYKLYKCRFCTFFSLYFASMVRHSYIHAGAKPYTCEFCQSAFTSTSGLRRHRRLHAGKEKCKGQQLIEFVSARKRTRRPLKTYACDECNIVFYSRGHLNFHKKFHEQTNGYMDQGTEYHESKIHEGDSDSRDCVSLSISEKDNGHPTRGMCKMLVSELDFMQADDMDNKKMCSGEKFPENSYGSNSLPATENGSEVLAELYAADTMICKEEPLFSPKATHAQVRDDNEDDTYHKFVENFKDTWPSNLSSFKMYKCKQCDYATAACSDLKLHLRIHRHERPFECKECSKTSRTSSHLQRHSCLHVKNQYEFGHCLCVDSHLEDLELHHERHVGVCPERDFGSSEGLSSVHSLLCLEACGEQTGVQRSKESDLAAQSQPQFYQCAECEYTTYILSNLKLHVRTHTGEKPYSCNVCQKNFRTSSHLKRHRMVHFNAERLKCRNCDYSTDKWLSLKRHLASHSDKEISSIGNLYEQKALSVKTYTCEECGYTTVHHGNFKQHLRIHTGEKPFKCSQCTISFRTSSHLKRHLLTHLKLHCQRCAFSTIDRYAMQKHVKTHKDKKMYKCKKCSVTFPTKKLLEKHKRQHLRAGT; the protein is encoded by the exons gGTCAGATGTTTTTGAAATTGTTCTCCCAATCACTATCTTTGTGCTGAATGATGATGATTTTCTCCAAGATGAAAGTGAAGAGCAGGCAACATTGTTTCCTGGGCTGAAGGAAAAGGACAAGCAGGAGGCTAACTTAGataatagttttttaaaaagcaatctgataccttcaaatgaaaacaatagtTTACAGAGTTGGGAAGAAAAGACTCTTTCAAATAAGGATGAGCATATAAAATACTTCGAAGAAAAACGGGTTGCGCAAAGTGTGTGTGACAAATCAACATCAGCATTCTTTTCTTTAGGTGATAAGTGTGGTCTAAGCAAGGATAAATACAATCAAAATTATGTATTGCCTACATCAACTTGCAGAATGGACCCTGCAGAGATAAATGAAACCAGTGACAGCCAGGAATGTGGTGGTGATGATGACAGTTTTCAGAAGATTCCTCTTGTCTTCTCTGCTGGCAGTGAGGGCAGAGATGAGACCATCAATACAGAGCTGACATTAGCAGCAACATCCAAAAACAAAGATGGAATTTCCAATACTGCAAGCATTCTTTCTGATGACTGTCAAGAGAAACAACTAGAAATCCACACAAAGATGGAGACAGCTGTTGAAACAGATG atACTGATTCTTCAAAACATAGAAATAATGAAGTTAACAGAAcaagaaagagcagcaaatcTGAAGATGAAACTCAGAATTCTCTTTTGGAGTATGACTTGAGAGAAGAACTGAAGCTTACCTTTAGTAGTTCTGCTCCAATTATTAATGGATTTTCTCCTAATTCGGAAGAATTGCTAAAAGATATAGGGACAGTGGAGATGAATGCTTCTCTTTGTGCTGAATCAAATGCTTCTGGAGAGCATATTTATCAGTTGTTAACTCcattttctaagaaaacagaTCAGCAACAAAATCTAATTTCTCCTCTTGCAAGCCCAAAAGAATTACAAGGCCAGCAAGAAGGTTTTTCATGGCTAAGTAGCAGTGTGAGCATAAAACCTCTTTCTAAGGGATCTTGTTCTATAAATAAGCATGAAAAGTTAAATTTGAAATGCAGGTTTTGTAGTTCTGTATATAAATGTACTGCACTTCTAAGGAAGCATGTTTACTCAGCTcataaagataaaaagaaatataaatgctgcttttgtaaaagagccttcttcttttctgccaATCTTAAACATCACCTTAAGCTTCATAAGAAAATTACCAGGTTgcaaaaggcaagaagaaataaaatgaatgctaGAAAAAGAAGGCATagaagaactgaagaaagaaaatctgaaatcaagaaaagggaaagtaaGTACAAGAAGTTTTTCATCAAAATTGAAAGGGACTTTACCCCTCTGGGTGttcctgttattttttcctgtaaaatttgtttctttgcttcatCAAGTCCTAGGATTTTTATCCATCACATGAAGGGGCATAAAGAGAGACCACCATACCAGTGTCCTCAGTGTGATTATTCCTGCATTAGCTTATCCTATATGTTAAATCACATGTACTGGCATGCTGGGTATAAGCTGTATAAGTGCAGGTTCTGCacctttttttcattgtattttgcAAGCATGGTAAGGCATAGTTATATCCATGCAGGAGCTAAGCCATATACCTGTGAGTTCTGCCAGTCAGCATTCACAAGCACCAGTGGATTAAGGAGACACAGAAGATTACATGCTGgcaaggaaaaatgcaaagggCAGCAACTCATTGAATTTGTAAGTGCAAGAAAGAGAACCCGAAGACCTTTAAAGACTTACGCATGTGATGAGTGTAACATAGTGTTTTATAGTAGGGGACATCTCAACTTTCACAAGAAATTTCATGAACAGACTAATGGTTATATGGATCAGGGTACTGAATAtcatgaaagcaaaatacatgaAGGTGACAGTGATTCCCGGGACTGCGTTTCTCTCTCTATTTCTGAGAAAGACAATGGTCATCCAACTAGAGGTATGTGTAAAATGCTGGTTTCAGAATTAGACTTTATGCAGGCAGATGACATGGACAATAAGAAAATGTGCTCTGGAGAGAAATTCCCTGAAAACAGCTATGGAAGCAACAGTTTGCCTGCTACAGAGAATGGATCAGAAGTTCTTGCAGAGTTATATGCAGCAGACACTATGATTTGCAAAGAGGAACCTCTTTTCAGCCCTAAGGCCACTCATGCACAAGTTAGAGATGATAATGAGGATGATACATACCATAAATTTGTAGAAAACTTTAAGGATACATGGCCTTCCAATTTGTCTTCATTCAAAATGTACAAGTGTAAACAGTGTGATTATGCTACTGCTGCTTGTAGTGACCTTAAGCTGCACCTAAGAATACATAGACATGAAAGACCATTTGAGTGTAAAGAATGCAGTAAGACATCTAGAACTTCAAGCCATTTGCAGAGACATAGCTGTCTTCATGTAAAGAATCAATATGAGTTTGGCCATTGCCTCTGTGTAGATAGTCATTTAGAGGATCTTGAATTGCATCATGAAAGGCACGTAGGTGTGTGTCCTGAAAGAGACTTTGGTTCCTCAGAAGGTTTAAGCAGTGTCCattccttgctttgtttggaagcATGTGGAGAACAGACAGGAGTCCAGAGGAGCAAAGAAAGTGATTTGGCAGCACAAAGTCAGCCACAGTTCTATCAGTGTGCGGAGTGTGAGTACACAACTTACATTCTAAGCAACCTTAAGCTACACGTAAGAACTCACACAGGTGAGAAACCTTACAGCTGCAATGTCTGTCAAAAGAACTTCCGTACTTCCAGTCACCTGAAACGACACAGGATGGTGCATTTTAATGCGGAGCGTCTCAAATGCAGGAACTGTGACTATTCAACAGACAAATGGCTATCCTTGAAACGACATCTGGCTTCACACTCTGATAAGGAAATCTCATCCATTGGTAACCTGTATGAACAAAAGGCACTATCTGTCAAAACATACACGTGTGAAGAGTGTGGCTATACCACAGTCCACCATGGAAACTTTAAGCAGCACTTGAGAATTCATACAGGGGAGAAGCCATTCAAGTGTAGTCAGTGTACTATTTCTTTCCGCACATCTAGCCATCTGAAGCGCCACCTGCTAACTCATCTAAAACTGCACTGCCAAAGGTGTGCCTTCTCTACAATAGATAGATATGCAAtgcaaaaacatgtaaaaaCGCATAAGGATAAAAAAATGTACAAGTGTAAAAAGTGCAGTGTCACATTTCCTACCAAAAAGCTTCTGGAAAAGCATAAACGGCAACATTTAAGAGCTGGGACATAA